In Geobacter anodireducens, a genomic segment contains:
- a CDS encoding hybrid sensor histidine kinase/response regulator yields MTEKKLRLLLVEDSEDDALLLLNDLKRGGYIVEHERVETAAAMREALVKREWDIVISDYRLPQFSAPAALQILKRSGLDLPFIIVSGKIGEDMLVDAMRAGAHDYLMKGNLSRLIPAVDREIREASERRTRRRAERSIRQGKIEWEAAFDAVSDIVVLTDPTGTIIRCNSKLIQYFDTTYNDVIGTNISELFYGNDPAGESIFNLCADLKADEDDVRFPRLRGWYNAACYPMHPTENEHGYVYVIKDITKRKRMEEEKKLTDRELLTLYAVAFRLNSQRGSKRIMVDLLSQLHQMLQIDWSCIHLMERGSLRLSAWLGLSREFAESFGSLSRGLTWVKDVLDGKSFKAAGIAGHFGPEAEAAAEAMGMGAWCALPLKIGSGVLGTLFVAHRPNREYTDREVFLLNSIANQMAVLIENHTLYDRMKEKNEELVRSRKALKENLEEVKRANIELGRLNASKNSFIGMASHELKTPLTSIMGGLQFLLFYSDIPMTPEQKEMMQSVYEGVTQLKGIVDDLLSISRIEAKGFAVHTRPVKLSDLCQEVRQTLLLPLSERDIRLEIADDPCRVPADEGFCRLAVRNLMENAIKFTPDGGRVAIAGRLVTLEELTAEEELLRPFYRDFPATIEGHPGFYRLDVADTGIGIPPDEAVRIFEKFYGVGDIEYHSSGKTGFMSKGSGLGLSIVKGIMDAHGGMVWVTPGEGGTGSVFSLLFPMDNTCVVPSRGEAR; encoded by the coding sequence ATGACCGAAAAGAAACTGCGGCTGCTTCTCGTGGAGGATAGCGAGGATGATGCCCTGCTGCTCCTCAACGACCTGAAACGCGGCGGCTACATCGTGGAGCACGAGCGGGTCGAAACCGCGGCTGCCATGCGCGAGGCACTGGTGAAGCGGGAGTGGGACATCGTTATCTCCGATTACCGCCTGCCCCAATTCAGCGCGCCGGCAGCCCTTCAGATCCTCAAGCGCAGCGGTCTCGACCTCCCCTTCATCATCGTGTCGGGAAAGATCGGCGAGGACATGCTCGTGGACGCCATGCGCGCCGGCGCCCATGATTACCTCATGAAAGGCAACCTCTCCCGCCTCATTCCGGCAGTGGACCGGGAAATCCGCGAGGCATCGGAGCGCCGGACCCGTCGCCGGGCCGAGCGGTCCATCCGCCAGGGCAAGATCGAGTGGGAAGCCGCCTTCGACGCCGTGTCGGACATCGTGGTCCTGACCGATCCCACCGGCACCATCATCCGCTGCAACAGCAAGCTGATCCAGTACTTCGATACCACCTACAACGACGTGATCGGCACAAACATCAGCGAGCTCTTTTACGGCAACGATCCTGCCGGCGAAAGCATTTTCAACCTCTGTGCCGATCTCAAGGCGGACGAGGACGATGTCCGCTTTCCCCGGCTGCGCGGGTGGTACAATGCCGCCTGCTATCCCATGCACCCCACCGAAAACGAACACGGCTACGTCTATGTGATCAAGGACATCACCAAGCGCAAGCGGATGGAAGAGGAGAAAAAGCTCACGGACCGGGAGCTCCTCACCCTCTATGCCGTGGCCTTTCGCCTCAATTCCCAGCGGGGCTCCAAGCGGATCATGGTGGATCTCCTCTCCCAACTGCACCAGATGCTCCAGATCGACTGGTCCTGCATCCACCTTATGGAGAGGGGAAGCCTGCGCCTCAGCGCCTGGCTGGGGCTGTCGCGGGAGTTTGCCGAGTCCTTCGGCTCCCTGTCGCGCGGGCTCACCTGGGTCAAGGACGTGCTCGACGGCAAAAGCTTCAAGGCCGCCGGGATCGCCGGCCATTTCGGCCCGGAGGCGGAAGCGGCCGCCGAAGCCATGGGCATGGGAGCCTGGTGCGCCCTCCCCCTCAAGATCGGCTCCGGCGTCCTGGGCACCCTGTTCGTGGCCCATCGCCCCAACCGGGAATACACCGACCGGGAGGTGTTCCTCCTCAATTCCATTGCCAACCAGATGGCGGTTCTCATCGAGAACCACACCCTCTACGACCGGATGAAGGAAAAGAACGAGGAGTTGGTCCGCAGCCGCAAGGCCCTCAAGGAGAACCTGGAAGAGGTGAAGCGGGCGAACATCGAGCTGGGACGACTGAATGCCTCCAAGAACAGCTTCATCGGCATGGCCTCCCACGAGTTGAAGACGCCGCTCACCTCCATAATGGGGGGATTGCAGTTTCTCCTCTTCTACAGCGACATCCCCATGACCCCCGAGCAGAAGGAGATGATGCAGTCGGTGTACGAAGGGGTGACCCAACTCAAGGGGATCGTGGACGATCTCCTCTCTATCTCCCGGATCGAGGCCAAGGGGTTTGCCGTCCATACCCGCCCCGTGAAGCTGTCGGATCTTTGCCAGGAAGTACGGCAGACCCTGTTGCTCCCCCTGTCCGAGCGGGACATCCGGCTGGAAATCGCCGACGATCCCTGCCGCGTACCGGCGGACGAGGGCTTTTGCCGCCTCGCTGTCCGCAACCTGATGGAAAACGCCATCAAATTCACCCCCGACGGAGGACGGGTCGCCATTGCCGGCCGCCTGGTCACCCTGGAGGAACTCACGGCGGAAGAGGAACTGCTGCGCCCGTTCTATCGGGATTTTCCCGCCACTATTGAGGGGCATCCCGGGTTCTACCGCCTCGACGTGGCCGACACGGGGATCGGGATTCCTCCTGACGAGGCGGTGCGGATCTTCGAGAAATTCTACGGCGTCGGCGACATCGAATACCATTCGTCCGGCAAGACCGGCTTCATGTCCAAGGGGTCCGGGCTCGGCCTCTCCATTGTCAAGGGGATCATGGACGCCCACGGCGGCATGGTCTGGGTGACGCCGGGCGAGGGGGGCACGGGGAGTGTCTTCTCCCTCCTGTTCCCCATGGACAACACCTGCGTCGTCCCCTCCCGGGGCGAGGCGAGGTAA
- a CDS encoding ABC transporter ATP-binding protein, which produces MPAALSLHELTKRYGTLTAVDRFSLEVERGTIFALLGPNGAGKTTIIRIITTILRPDSGTALVEGFDVQRQGREVRRLIGVVPQDNNLDRYLTARENLVMQARLHGMPPAETNRRVDELLELVGLSGRRNDFPDTFSGGMQRRLVVARALVHRPKVLFLDEPTTGLDPQSRRAVWDYVASLKDAMTIFLTTHYMDEADALCDRIVIMDHGRLLVDGSAAQLKERMAHAHHYELQFRAHADRYEAMLKGFPFVRSLQRMDDLFRLSLAGEEFLKPLMDAIGTEDIRKVCLREPTLEDVFIELTGRDVRE; this is translated from the coding sequence GTGCCTGCCGCCCTCTCGCTGCACGAGCTGACCAAGCGCTACGGCACCCTCACGGCCGTGGACCGCTTCTCCCTGGAGGTCGAACGGGGTACCATCTTCGCCCTGCTGGGCCCCAACGGCGCCGGCAAGACCACCATCATCCGCATCATCACCACGATCCTCCGCCCGGACAGCGGCACGGCCCTGGTGGAGGGATTCGACGTCCAGCGCCAGGGACGGGAGGTGCGCCGGCTTATCGGCGTGGTGCCCCAGGACAACAACTTGGACCGCTACCTCACCGCCCGGGAAAATCTGGTCATGCAGGCCCGGCTCCACGGCATGCCGCCGGCGGAAACCAACCGGCGGGTTGACGAGCTTCTGGAGCTCGTGGGGCTCTCCGGGCGGCGCAACGATTTCCCCGACACCTTTTCCGGCGGCATGCAGCGCCGGCTCGTGGTGGCGCGTGCCCTCGTGCACCGGCCGAAGGTCCTCTTCCTCGATGAACCGACCACGGGGCTTGACCCCCAGTCGCGGCGCGCCGTCTGGGACTATGTGGCTTCCCTCAAGGATGCCATGACCATTTTTCTCACCACCCACTACATGGATGAGGCCGACGCCCTCTGCGACCGGATCGTGATCATGGACCACGGCCGGCTGCTGGTGGACGGGAGCGCTGCCCAGCTCAAGGAACGGATGGCCCATGCCCACCACTACGAGCTCCAGTTCCGGGCCCATGCCGACCGTTACGAAGCAATGCTGAAGGGGTTCCCCTTTGTCCGGTCCCTCCAGCGCATGGACGACCTGTTCCGCCTCTCGCTTGCGGGCGAGGAATTCCTCAAGCCCCTCATGGATGCCATCGGCACCGAGGACATCCGGAAGGTCTGCCTCCGGGAGCCCACCCTGGAGGACGTCTTCATCGAACTGACGGGTCGTGACGTGCGGGAATGA